TGATGCTGGGGGGATGGGCGGGTATCGCGCTTTCCCGGCGCCTGCCCGACGGGAATCTGCACGGCGCGCTGTTCGTGATGCTGCTGGTCATGGGCGCCAACCTCATCCGGCAGGCCATGGTGGGCTGACCCCGCGCGGCCCGATTCCGCGTGGGGGGATCGCTCGCGTCCGTCCCAGCACAGGCTGACCGCGCGCAAGCTGTCTGGGCGCAAGCTGTCTGGGCGCTGTTGGTTTCATTTCGCACCTCCTTTCCGGTCGTTGCATCCCGCAGGCCGTGCTGTTCCGCCCCCGCCGCATTCCATGGGGGCAACCCGGCGTTTCGCCACCCCTCCGCCTTGCCGCATTGCGGCATTTCATCCCTCCATCATCGACCATGCTCGCGAGCACCCGGAGTTTTTCGCGTGCGTCGTCTCTTGTCGTGCCGAAGTGTGCATGTCCGTGTTGCGCATGGCAACGGGATGCGATGATGTGGATTCTGAATGTGCTTTGTTTGACATGATTTACATGCTGGAATGCTACAGTTCTGGATGGAGATGCATCTGTTGGGCGGCCATGATCGCCGTGCTCCATTTTTCCTGCGCGACGGCATGTTCGAGAATCTAATTGCCCGAAGCCAACGGCGCGTGGATACTATAGGCAGAGTCATCCTTGTCCCATCTTTTCGCGGAAAAGAGGAAAGCCCATGACGCTGCCTGCCCGCTCTTTCGCACTGGGGACACAGGCCCCCGCCGTGACCGATGCTTCCCGCTGTCTGTCGCTTCTGCTGCTCCTGCTGTTCATGCTTTCCGCATGCGCCAAGGTGGGGCCTGATTTCAGCGCGCCGGACACCGCCATGCCGACCGGATGGCAGGATGCCGTCGTACTGGGCGCCACCGCCACCCGCGAGGTGAGCGAGGAGTGGTGGCGCACCTTCGACGACGCCACCCTGAACGGGCTGCTGGCCGAGGCGCGCGGCGGCAATCTTTCGTTGCAGGTGGCCGCCCTGCGGGTACTGGAAGCCCGCGCCCGCCTTGGCGTTGCCGTGGGCAACCTGTACCCGCAACGGCAGCAGGCCACCGGCGGCCTGACCTGGACCCATCCCAGCGACCGCACGCCCACCGCCCCCCAGCCCGGCACGGGCCGGGGCAACCCCGACTACGTGCAGACCAGCGTTGGCCTGGACGCCGCGTGGGAACTGGACTTCTGGGGCAAGTACCGGCGCGGCGTGGAAGCCGCCGACGCCGACCTGCGCGCCGCCGCGGCCGACTACGAGGCTGCCATGGTGGCGGTAACGGCGGATGTGGCGCAGTCGTACGTGCTGTACCGCACCCTGCAACAGCAACTGGCCATCGCCGACAACAACGTGGCCATCCAGCGCGAAAGCCTGCGCATCGCCACGGCGCGCTTCAACTACGGGGCCACCAGCGAGCGCGACATGCGCCAGGCCCTTTCCCTGCTGCGCGATACGGAAGCCAGCATCCCCAGCCTGGCCCATTCCCTGCGCGAGGCCCGCAACGCACTGTGCGTGCTGCTGGGCAAGCCGCCGCAGGACATAGCCGCCATGCTCGGCACGGCCCCCATTCCCACGGCCCCGCCCGGTCTGGCCCTGGGCATTCCCGCCGACCTGCTGCGCCGCCGCCCCGACGTGCGCAAGGCCGAATACGCCGCCGCCGGGCAGTGCGCCCGGCTGGGCGTGGCCAAGGCCGACTTCTACCCGTCCGTCTCGCTGGGCGGCTTCGTGGGGTTTACCGCCAGCAACGTGGGGGCCTTCAGCACGGGCGACACCTTCTCGCACGGGTTCACGGCCTACGGCGGCCCCGGCCTGACCCTGCCGCTGTTCAACTACGGGCGCATCGCGAACAACGTGCGGGCGCAGGACGCCCGGTTCCAACAGGCCCTGACGGCCTACCGCGAAACGGTGCTGTCCGCCCTGCGCGAAACGGAGGACGGAATCGACCGCTACCTCAACGCGCAGGGCAGGGCGGCCCTGCTGGCCGAAAGCGCCGCCGACGCCGCCCGGTCGCTGGAACTGGCCATGGTCCAGTACCAGGAAGGCTCCACCGACTTCACCACGGTGCTCACCGCCGCGCGCGACCTTTCCACGCGCCAGGATGCGCTGGCCCAGGCCAGCGGCGAGATCAGCCAGAGCCTCGTGGCCGTGTTCAAGGCGCTGGGGGGCGGCTGGCGCACCTTGCCCGAAAACGGGCCCATCCCGCTCGAAACGCTGCGCGAGATGCGTGCGCGCACCGACTGGGG
This genomic window from Nitratidesulfovibrio sp. SRB-5 contains:
- a CDS encoding efflux transporter outer membrane subunit, giving the protein MTLPARSFALGTQAPAVTDASRCLSLLLLLLFMLSACAKVGPDFSAPDTAMPTGWQDAVVLGATATREVSEEWWRTFDDATLNGLLAEARGGNLSLQVAALRVLEARARLGVAVGNLYPQRQQATGGLTWTHPSDRTPTAPQPGTGRGNPDYVQTSVGLDAAWELDFWGKYRRGVEAADADLRAAAADYEAAMVAVTADVAQSYVLYRTLQQQLAIADNNVAIQRESLRIATARFNYGATSERDMRQALSLLRDTEASIPSLAHSLREARNALCVLLGKPPQDIAAMLGTAPIPTAPPGLALGIPADLLRRRPDVRKAEYAAAGQCARLGVAKADFYPSVSLGGFVGFTASNVGAFSTGDTFSHGFTAYGGPGLTLPLFNYGRIANNVRAQDARFQQALTAYRETVLSALRETEDGIDRYLNAQGRAALLAESAADAARSLELAMVQYQEGSTDFTTVLTAARDLSTRQDALAQASGEISQSLVAVFKALGGGWRTLPENGPIPLETLREMRARTDWGALPEEHGAVPTGGDVRPPDI